ACTTCGATACACCCCCAATCGCCGGATATCGCGTTGGGCGTCAACCCTGGCGGCGCTGGAGACCAGGGGCTGATGTTTGGGTATGCGACGAACGAGACCGAGGAGCTGATGCCGATGCCGATCATGCTGGCGCACAAGCTGGCGATGAGGCTGGCGGAGGCTCGCAAGAAGCGCATAATCGATTACCTGCGGCCAGATGGCAAAAGCCAGGTAACCGTAAGGTATAAGAACAACACGCCTGTCGAGGTTCATACTGTCGTGATATCAACGCAGCACGGTCCTGAGGTGAACATCAAGGACGTTACGGAGGACGTGGTTGAGCAGGTTATTGAGCCTGTTATTGCTCCCGAGTTGAGGAAGAACACTAAGTACTATGTCAATCCGACGGGGAGGTTCGTCATGGGGGGGCCGTCGGCAGACACGGGTCTTACGGGAAGGAAGATCATTGTTGACACGTATGGCGGCGTTGGCAGCCACGGAGGCGGGGCGTTCTCAGGGAAGGACCCGTCGAAGGTCGACCGGTCGGGGTCATATATGGCGAGATACATTGCGAAGAACATCGTGGCGGCTGGGTTGGCGAAGAAGTGCGAGGTTCAGATAGCTTATGCGATAGGCGTTGCCGAGCCGGTGTCCATCATGGTCGATGTGTTTCAGACGGGCAAGGTCTCGTATGCAACGCTCAAGAAGGCTGTTCGGGAGGTTTTCGATCTCACTCCGAATGGGATGATCGAGATGCTCGATTTGCGAAGGCCCATATACACGAAAACAGCCGCATACGGACATTTTGGCCGTAGTGATCCGGACTTCACGTGGGAGAAAACTGATAAAGTTGACGATCTTCTCACCGCTTGCAAGGTAAAATAGCACCACAACTGAACGCATTTTGGAGGATTACTTGATGAACTATGACATAAAGGACATTGCGCTGGCCGAGGCGGGTAAGCTTCGCATCGATTGGGCGCGGATGAAGATGCCGGTGCTGGATGTGATCATGGCTCGCTTCGAGAAGGAGAGGCCTTTGGAGGGGGTCACGATCGGCGCCTGCCTGCACGTAACGACCGAGACCGCGAACCTGATGCAGGTTCTGAAGGCGGGCGGCGCGACGGTTGGGCTTTGCGCCTCGAACCCACTGAGCACGCAGGACGACGTTACTGCGTCGATCGTTAAGCACCTTGGGATGTCAGTGTTTGCTCTTCACGGTGAGGACAAGCAAACCTACTACAAGCACATCCACAGCGTTCTCGATATGAGGCCGGTCATAACGATCGACGACGGCGCGGACCTTGTTTCCATACTTCACAAGGATCGTCAGGAGCTTCTTCCGAACATCATTGGCGGGATGGAGGAGACCACGACGGGGGTCATCCGGCTCAGAAGCTTGGCCAAGAATGGTGCGCTGAAGGTCCCCATGATCGC
The bacterium genome window above contains:
- the metK gene encoding methionine adenosyltransferase, whose translation is MPRTDFLFTSESVTEGHPDKMADQISDAILDAVFACDPMGRVACETFLTTGLALVAGEITTDCYADIPLIVRDTIKDIGYTHAKYGFDYQTCAVLTSIHPQSPDIALGVNPGGAGDQGLMFGYATNETEELMPMPIMLAHKLAMRLAEARKKRIIDYLRPDGKSQVTVRYKNNTPVEVHTVVISTQHGPEVNIKDVTEDVVEQVIEPVIAPELRKNTKYYVNPTGRFVMGGPSADTGLTGRKIIVDTYGGVGSHGGGAFSGKDPSKVDRSGSYMARYIAKNIVAAGLAKKCEVQIAYAIGVAEPVSIMVDVFQTGKVSYATLKKAVREVFDLTPNGMIEMLDLRRPIYTKTAAYGHFGRSDPDFTWEKTDKVDDLLTACKVK